From Paenibacillus sp. PvR098:
ATCCGAAAATTTCACCGGCGTACACTTCAAACGAAATACCTTTAATTATCAGGCGTTTGCCGATTTTCTTCTTCACGTCATTTACAGACAAAACAACCTGAGCGTCTCTTCCTTTGGTTTGTGCTGTTTCTTGTGAGTTGACCAGCGACATAGCCTCAACCTCCCCCTTGCTTTTTATTTCAATATATCAACAATCCGCTCCGCAATCCGTTCATAACCTTCCTGATTCGGATGAAAATGATCGCTATATAAGTATTTATTCAAATTCAGCTCGAACAAATCATAGGTCGGCACGACCGTAATATTCGGATGACGGCTGGCCAGTTCGAAAGCGGCCGTGTTCCAGCCTTGAATCACCGGAGACCCTGCCCGATTGGGGTCCAGACCCAGGAACGGATGATACAAGCCCACGTACATGATTCTCGCACCGGGGCTTGCCTTGCTAACCCGGTCAAACACCTGTTCTAGTCGATTCAGCGCTTCCGGAATCCGCTGCGCTGCTGCTGCCGGGTTGAAGCCTTCTCCTGTATCCGGTGTCCCTTGGGAGCTTTGCGGGCTTGTCCCATCGGAGCCTTGAGACGAATCCGCAATGGCTTGCGATGCAGACGCGCCTTGTGCTCCCTCTTCGCCTTGTGTATCGAAAATATCCGCTCCGCCCTCAAATAAATCGTTGCCGCCAATCGTCAGCAGCACCAGGTCGGCTTCGCCAAGAGCTTTCTCCAAGTCCTCTTTTTTACCATCCCAATCTTTCAACAAATCGTACGTGCGGAAGCCGGGGATGGCAAAGTTATTATAAACGAATACCGGTTTGATCATCTGCTGCTCCAGCTTGTCCCTCACTTGTCCGACGTATCCCTTGCCCGTCAAATCTCCGGTCCCCGCCGTTAATGAATCCCCCAGAGCGACGATGCGAATCTGCTCTTTCGCTGCCCAAGTATCCTGCTTCGGCTGCTGCTCTGCGGGCTGAGAAACCTCCCCTGTATTCCCCAATACGACAGGCTTAGGAAACATGATCTGGTTCACGGCATATGCGAATCCCACTACACACAGCATCGTGGACACCAGCGCCGACAACCCAATCGTACGCCATATCCATCGTGATGATTTCACCTGCTCTCCCCCATTTCTTTCTTTAAAATCAAGTTACATCCCTTTTTAGAGTAGCGGTTTGTGCCCTGATTTGCAAACATATGTCCAGTTTCAATTCGGTTCAAGCCCAAAACAAATAAGCTTGTACGCAAACGATTGCACAAGCATTGCTTCAACTATTGCAGCATAAGCTCAAAGTAATTCGTATAACATTTGTATAAGGTTTGGTTCAAAGGATCATGGTGGTTGAGTGAGGAAATAACGAGGGATTAAATTAAACCAATACCGCCGAAGCAGTCCGTCAAAAACCAATCAAATATGACGGACCGGACGAAGAGCGGACCGTTATAAGCTAAAATATTTCATTGGATTTTGCTGCCGGCCGTTTTTGATAATTTCAAAATGCAAATGGACACCCGTAGAATTGCCTGTGCTGCCCATGCTGCCGATTTTTTCACCTTTTTTAACGACTTCGCCCTCACGGACCCCCAGCTTGCTTAGATGTCCATACAACGTTTCGAACCCGTTGCCGTGATCAATGATAATACAGTTCCCATAGCCTGATTTCCAGCCGGCGAATACGACCTTACCGTTGTCGGAAGCCAAAATCCCCCGCTGATCGGACACGAAATCGGTACCGTTATGATTTCTGCCCCATCGAAGACCAAATTCGCTGCTCACTTTGGCGCTAAGCACCGGCATGGCGAATTTCCCTGTCCCTGATCCGGGGATCACTTTCGTTCCCTGCCGAACGATGCTTTGCACTGGCGCCTCGATCAGCGCCTCACCGATCATTTTTTCTTCCGTTTGCTCACCGTTCACGCGGATCGTTTGGTAAGACACCTGCTTTAACCCAGGCTTGCCGCTCGATACAATCTGAATGACGCCGGCTTTGAGCTCATTGTCCTTCTCATATTTTATTCCGCTAGGTACCTTCACTTGTTCCGTCCGCGTCTCGGTCGTTACTACGGTAAGCAAAGGCTGCTTTACCGTCAGGGCCAGCTTTTGGCCGATGCGAATGAGATCATTTTTAACACCCGGATTGTTCGCTCGAATCCTATTTGAAGAAATCCCATACCTTTGCGCGATAATCGAGATGCAATCCCCGCTTTGCACCGTATATTCCATAGGCTGAACATCACCGTTTACAATCCGGTCCAACACGGCCTCGAAAGCTTCCACTTCACCCGGTATCACGGCTGTTTCCACCAGCTCCACCTTTTGCAAAAATTCGGCGGTTGTCCGCACTTCGGACGCTGTCCTCTTTTCTCGACCCTCGGACAGAGCAGTGACCTCCTTCCGCTTGATTGATGCTGTATAAGGCGCCTTCACCTGGTCCAATAGTGCGGTTGCCGTCATGGGATCCTTTACAATACCGACTGTTCTTCCGTCAATCCGAATTTCTACTGCAAAATAAGAAAATATGATTTGTTCGTTCAACGCGGCCAGGACGGCATTATCGTCATACACTCCACGTAACTTCTTGTTATCCTCAAAGCGAAGCCGCTCCAGATTCGAAGTAACCCGGTAATAAGAGTGCCGCTGCATTGCTTCCTCATAGCGATCCGCCTTCCAGCGCTTGACCACTTCGGCATCGGACACCGTACCCACCAATTGGTCGTCCAAGAAAACATCGTATAGGACCACGGTTTGGGCTTTTACAAACCATCGGCCCGAAATCACGACAACCACAATCACAGCAAAGGCTGTAAACCATTGAATGAAAGCCAGCGTCCTTCTCCTTGCGCTCGTGCGGTTCTTCAATGTCTTTTACCCCCTTGATACGGTTTTACGGGTTATGTAAATAGCTTCCAGAAAGTTAGATGCCCTCACCATATATATGTCGTTCATGCCGAGATAAGACAAGAAAACAAAAAACCTCCCTAAATCCCGCTTACATTCAGGAATTAGGGAGGCTTGCCAAGGCATACTAAACCATATAAAATAGGCTGTCCACGAATGGACAGCCCTGGTAACATTAATGAACATCTCCAATGCAGTTCAGCAGCCGATCGTGCTTGGCTTGCAGCGCGTTCAGGTCCAGCTTCATTTCGAGCGCTTCGATCAAACCGGAAGCGTGCTCCTCCAGCGCTTGACCCAGGCGGTCCGCAAGCTCCGTCGTCGCGCTGCGCAGCTGAGCCTCATAAGCTGCTGCCAGCAGTGCGGTTTGAGCTTCGACAAAGCGGTCCATCGGACCGTTCAACCTCGATTCCAATTCCCGGCGGAGCTGGGCTTTCCCATCCCCCTCGAAAAAATGCTTGGGATTTTTATAGTAGCTGGCAAGCCATTTGACTTGAATATCCTCCGCGTGCAGCAAAGGCGTCAGCTCCGGTGTGCGCAGCTTCTTCGGCTCAAAGCCCGGAGAGTCAAAGGACGCAATCCCTCTCTCCTGGATCGCGGCTGCCCATGTCTCTGCCGATTGCTTAAGCAGTTTGTTGATTTTATTCTCTATACGCAGCGTGGTCGCAAGCACCTCCTGCGTTAAATCAAACGAAATCATACGCCGTAGGTCCTCCCAGGCCGATTGAAGCACCGCTTTCACGTCTCTGCCATCCTCACGGAACACGGACGGATTGAAGGCAAGATTGAACAACTCGCCAAAACGGTACTGCGTCCGCTGCTTGACATAATAGAGCAGCTCTTGAATTTCCCTTGCCAGCTCCCGCGCATCGGCATCTCCGTCCTGCCGCTCCAGCAGCGAGACACCCGCGCTCAATGATGTCCGCAGCGCTTCGGCTTGCCGGCTCCGTTCCGTCGCATCCTCCCTTGCGCTGCTCATCCATCGCTGCAGCGTATCCGCTGCACGACGGATATCCGCGTCCCCTGCAAGAATAGCCATTTCCGTAAGCTCTTCAAAGGTGAAACGGACGAACTCCTGCTCGAATCGGAGAATTCCGGATTGGCTAATCGTTTCTTCCTCCTTCTGCAGCTTACCCTCTAGTGCATAATAACTTGAAAGCGGGTAAATGCGCGGCTGACGGATACCGTGCTGCAGCAGGTTGCTTTCCACGTGGTCCACGACTCCCTCCAGCTCTTCTGCGGAAGAAGCCAGATCGGCAGCATTGACGACAAAGAACATTTTATCCATTTCGAAGCTATCTTTCACACGACCCAGCTGGAGCAAAAATTCTTTATCCGCATGCGAGAACGCATGATTGTAGTAGGTGACGAACAGAATCGCATCGGCATTTTTGATATATTCAAAGGCCACTCCGGTATGGCGGGCGTTGATAGAATCCGCTCCGGGGGTATCCACCAGCACGACACCCTGCTCCGTGAGCGGATTCGCGTAATAAAGCTCGATCAGATCGACGAAGCATGAACGGGCTTCGTCGGCGGCATAGTCGCCGAACTGGTCCGCCGTAACGCGAAGCTCCTGCCCGAGGCTCGGGCTCATCTCCGCCCAGCCCTTCTCCACCGCCTTCAAGAAGGCGTAGTGCGGCTTGCCTTTGCCCGGCACCTGATCCGCCTTTAAGCGTCGTACGATCTCCAGCGCCCCATCCAGCGTATTGGCAGGCACGCCTAGCACTTCAAGCGAGTAAAGAAGGTCGGCCGTCAGCCTGTCCCGGCTTTTCAGCCTTACCTTGGCGGTTCCATGCGGCCAACCGGCCTCCGGATCGGGAGGCATGATCTTGTTAATCGCCGCCGTGGTCGGATTTGGCGATACGGGCAGCACCCGCTCGCCGATCAATGCGTTGGCGAAGCTCGATTTGCCTGCACTGAAGGCACCGAACAGCGCTACAGTGAAGCGGTTGTTCTCCAGCCGCTCCGCCTTCTCCTGCAAGGAGCGGCGGATAGTTTGCAGCGCTGCTGCGCCGTCCAGCTCCTGCGCGGCGGCGTTCAGCCGTGCTGCGGCATCGCGCAGCCGGCTGCGATGGCCGCCCGCGGCGAGCACAGCTCCGCCGGCCCCCGGGCCGCGGCCCGCCTGCTGCGCGAGCCAAGCGAGTCCCTCGCTTGGCTCGCGCCCGGCGGGCGAAGCGGACGGCTGCGCTTGAGGCGCAGCCGTCGCCGCAGGCGCAGGCAGCGCGGGCGCCGCCGCGGCGGGGAGCTGCGCAAGCAGCGACTCGCCGTAGGCGGCCTCCGCCCGCGCGAGCCGCTCGAGTTCGCGCGAGGCGTCCAGCCGCGCGTCAAGATCGGCGACCTGCTGGCGCAGCGCCTCAATGCGAGACTTCAGCGCCGCTGCGAGAGCCTCAGCCAGCTCGTCAGCCGCAGCGAACGACTGCTTGCGATACATGGCTTTCGCTTCAGCCGCAATCTGCTTCGAATACGTCATTGTGTATTCCCCGCCAAAGCTGGCCGCTTCGTTTACTTGAGCCGCCATCCACTCAGGCGTGATCTCTGGCTGGATTCGATCCGTCAATTCGGTTACCATGTCGGACGGCAGGCCTTGGCCTTGAAAGATCGCCTTCACCGATTGCTGTACGTGACGCTGCACCTGCGTCTCTACCTGCGACACGAAGTCGCGATGAATCGCGGTAAGGCGCTGCTCCCGCTCCGCCGCAGTCTTCGCCGCAGAGCCAAGCCAACCGACCTTGAAGCCCGGCCTACGACTCTCCAAATAGACCTGCGCCAAATCCCGAGTCACGGCCGGTATCACGTTCGCGGCTTCGAGCACTGCCGTCACGTCCTTGCGCGCCGCTAACACAAGCTTCTGCGGCAGCGCGATAAGCCGAGCAAGCTCAGAGCTCGCTTCGCGAAGCTGCTCCTGCGCAGACTCGTACCCCTCGTCCGCGGCGATTCGGGCATGCAGCGCTTCCTTAGCCGGATCGTTCTCCTCGGCCATCTTCGCGGCATGCGCCGCCGCTAATGCGCGCGCCGACTTCTCAAGGCTAAGCCCTACCAAGGGCTCCCCCAGCTCGATCAGCCCGCTGAGCAACCGTGTAAGCTCGCTCCACTGGCTGGCCGGGTGATCCGGCATTTTCACCGAGGTGTAGACGATACCGGCCGGTTGAACGCCCCAGTTCGTGAAAGCCTCGCGAACCCCCTCTTGATAAGAGGTGAACGGCAGTTCCTGTTCGCGGTGCTTATCCACCATATTGACGATCAGATAAAGCGGCTTACCCCACTCCGTCATTTTTTTTGCAAAGGCCAGATTGATTTCCGACTGCACATGGTTATAATCCATCACATAGAACACCACATCGGCCAAATGAAGCGCCGATTCCGTCGCCAAATGATGCGCGTCGTCCGTTGAGTCGATCCCCGGTGTATCCAAAAGCGCCGCATGCGACTCCAGAAATGGAATCGGATAGCGGATCTCGACCGTTTCAATCGATTCACCGTTCCGGCAGTGCTCCGCAAGATCATCCAGCGCCACTTGCTCAATTTTCGCTGCTCCGCCTTCGCCAAAGGTATCATCCCTATGAATTACTCGGGCTCCGGCTTCCCCATTGACGATACTTACAATGTTTGCGCTTGTGGGGATCGGACTTGAAGGAAGCAGCATATGTCCGCAAAGCTTGTTAATCAAGCTAGACTTCCCTGCCGAGAAATGTCCGCAAAATGCTAAATGAAGCCGTCCGCTCTCTGCTTTAGCCAGCAGCTGCGTCAGCTTGCGGACATTCTCCTTGTCCCCTGTCTGCTCGACTTGATGCAGTAGATGGCGGACCGCCTCCTGCATCGTTACATCTGAGTTCATGAACTTCTTTTTCTCTTCAACCGATATGCCCTCACCAGAAGTCATTACGCTTTTCATCCGTTTCTCTACCCCTAATCCTCTGCTGTTTAAAAACCAAACGATATCGGTTTTTATGTATTTTACCCTTCAGTAAGGAGCGAAAGCAGTAAAACTGACTCGCAGCACCCTCCCCTGAAGATTCCTAAGAAAAATAAAAAAAAACCGAATTGCTTCGGTTTTAGTGTACCATATTTTCCGTCTCAGGGATAAAAATTTCGAACACATCGCGGTGCTGCAAAATCGTAATGTCTTTATCCTTGACTTTCATCACAACCACTTCAGGTCGCTGCTTCATCCGGTTTAAATAATTTTCCGGGACGCTGCCGGACTCCGAAACAGTCACACCGTCCACTTGCAATTCTTCATTTTCCTGAAGCGGCGTTTGGAGCACCTTCTCATAAATATCTGAGAACACTTCAAAGTTACTGGTATATACCGATATGCATTTCATTATTATCCGATCCTTTCTCCATTTACGCTTTTGACAGTTCTGCCCTTTGGTATAGGTTTCCTACTCGGGTTCGTTTTCATACGTTTTTTTCCTTCTCGGCAATGCTCCAACAACGGGCATAACTCGCATTTCGGATTTTGCGCCTTACAGTGGTAACGCCCGAAAAAAATGAGCCGGTGATGCGTCAGTGTCCATTCCTCACGCGGCACCCGTTTCATTAACTTCTTCTCCACTTCCAGCACGGTATCCTTCGCACCCGCCAGGCCTAATCTTTTGGATACCCGCTCTACGTGGGTATCAACGGCAATCGCAGGTACGCCGAACGCATTGGAAACAACCACATTTGCTGTTTTCCGTCCGACGCCAGGCAGTTCTACCAGCTTTTCATGCTCTCGGGGAACTTCTCCATCATACTTGTCCAATAGGAGCGCGCAAAGCGCTTGAATATTCTTCGCTTTGTTTCGGAACAATCCGATCCTGCGGATATCCTGCTCCAATTCCTCTAACGGTACCGCCAAATAATCCTCAGGACGCTTGTATTTCTGAAATAATGTGGCAGTCACTTTGTTCACCGTTTCGTCCGTGCATTGGGCGGACAAAAGGACGGCAATGGTCAGTTCGAACGGATTTGAATGATGAAGCTCGCAATGGGCATCGGGATACATCTCGGCGATGTGATCAAGTATGATTCGTGTCTTCGTTTGATTCATCGTATGTCCCTCGCTTTCCACCCATTTCTTACAGTTTACCGAATTGAGCAAGCCGAAGCAATGACCCGGGACGACAAAAAACGAACTTTTTACGAAAAAACCGCCTGCAGGGTAAGTATACCTTACCGAACAGACGGCAGATGGACGCAAAAAGTTTCATATAAATAATAAATTAGGGCCTTTCTATCTCGATAATTTTATCATCAAGCACATAAATTGTCACTTCTTCATTCTCCATGAAGGCATTGGCGGCAACAGTCTGATTGCCTTTATGCAAATAAGCTTTGGCGAAGAAGCTATAGGACGTCTTGTCGTTACCGCCCGTCGGCTTCAGAATCAACTGATTCACCTCATACAAGTAGGAGGATATAACACGGTTGGAAGCTGTAGCGACATGAATCGTTATTTTTTCATTCGCATCACGGATCCATTCCACCCGGTCATTCGGCTTCAAAGAAGTAATGGCAGCCGATACCGTTCCGTTCAACTTAATCGTAAATTGAGATCCAAGCGGCAGCACCTGAACATTACCTTGGAAGTCCTGCACAGTCACGGTTCCCAGCGTTGCGTCCACACCCGTCACTTTGCCGCGCAGCGTATTCAGAAGCGTAACATTCTCCAGCTTGATACCATTGAAGCTCGCTTTGATATATTCGTCGACTTGGATGTCCTCAAACGCATGTGATGTCTTGCCCGGATTGATGATTTTGTCATTGCTGTCCACCGTAAACGTAAGCATCGAGCCATTCTCGTCCTTCACGTTCACCTGACGGGAACTAGGGGTCGTGTACAGCACCTTATACATCCCGGCCTGCTTCATAACGATATCGGTGATCATCGTCTGGTCCCCGACATTCACATTCGCGCGTATCGAATCTCCGACCTTCAAATCAGCCATGGCGCCATTCGGTTTGTTCAGCAGCTCCACTTTGATGCTGGAGTACGCTTTGAACGTCAGATTTTGGCCTCCTACCGTCCGTATGGTCATCTCGTTCGTCGTGCTGTTAATCTGGGATACGGTGCCCTCGACATATTGCGTTAATTGAACTTGCACGACTTTATCTTTGGAAACCTTCAAATCCACTTTTCTCTTGTTGCCCGTATTCGTGAGAAACATGGATTGGAAGTTGGAAACCGGAAGTGTGGCATCCCCGAATTTAATCGCGGTCGAGTCCGTTAAGCGGAATACTCCGAATTCCCCGTTGTCGGCTTCAATCGTAAGCAGCTTCCTGTCAGCATCGTATCCAATAATGGTAGCAAAAACATATTGCTTCACCGAACGGCTCGTCACATTCACTTTGACCACTTTATCGTTCACGAGATCCAGCTTTAGCGTGTCTCCCGTTTCAATATCAAATAAGCTGGCGTTCGGCAAGCCTTCGATGGACACCACCGCATTATCGGCAATAAAATAAGCTCCGAGTGTAGTGCCTCCGCTTTTTTTGACCGTCATAATCTTCTTGTCATCGCTCAGACTTTCCAAAGAGCCTTCCATTGCTTGCGTGACGTCTGCCTGCTTGCGGATCGTGACTGAAACCGCTTCGTTGGACTTAATGTTATACGTGACGGAATCGCCAACGCGCAGCCTTGACAGATCGGTTATCGTACCATCAGGCATGGTAACGGTAGCGAGCGCGGGGAATGGATAAGTTTCGTTTAGTCCCGTGGTTTGCTCCAGGAACGTGATTTGCTTTTGGTCCGTATTGATGTTGAGTACGGTACCTTCCGCCGTTTTGCTTAATGGAGCTTGCTTAACTATGATATGAGAAATCTCATTCTCCTGCAGCAGCTTATTACGCTTCAACTCCAGAATACTTCCCGGTTCGATCGAGCCTAAGCTGAAACCGCGACCCGAAGCATCCGTTATCGTTACATTGGAAGCGAGCTTGTACAAGGTGCTTTGAGTGCCCTGCTGAACGGACAGCATCATTTGATCCAAGAACGTCTGCCCAAGTGTACCTTCGTACGTTTCCATCTGTTCCTGATCGCTCGTCAGCTCGACATACAAAGCGCCGCCTTGATTATGTACGACATATACTTCATTCGTAAGCTTGATGGTTGAAAGAGGAATCCGGGTATCGTCCTTCGCGTTATAAATGACCGTACCCGCTGAAATCGTGTAGCTGTTCGTTGTGCCTTGATGATTCAGGACGCTGATTTTTCGGTCCGTTAACTCCATTACGTAGCCGATAGATACACGTTCGGAACGAGTCGTTAACTCTTTGTCTGCGCGGCTGAGGAAGGTGGCCATTTGAGCCCGCGTCACTTTACCCTGCGGCTGAAAGCCGTTATCTTCAAAGCCTTGAACGATCTGAAGCTCCGCTGCGGCATTAATATAGCCGTTAGCCCAATCAGACATGTTTTTGGCATCCGTGAATGTAGACGGGGAAGCCGCCTGTTGACGAGCAAGATCCTCTCTTCCAATGGCACGAATAACCAGCTTAGCCACCCATTCACGAGTAGCTTCACGGGAGCCCCAGGCTGTTTTGGAGGTCGTATCTGCGGCCTCTTCTTGCGTCAAGATCAATCCTTTGTCAAACGCATAAGCCACATATGGCTTAGCATAATCGCTAACTAATATAGGCAGTACCGTCGCTGTCTGATTATCAAGCGCCTGATCCTCCAACCCCATCATTCGGATGGCCATGACAATGACATCCTGTTGGGAAACAGAGTTTTCGGGACGGTATTCCGCTCTCTCATAGCCTTGAATAATGCCAATGGAAGCGAGCTTGGTAATATGCTTAATTGCCCAATGCTGTGGGCTCACATCAGAAAAGCTTTGGACTACCCCTGCCGATACTGTCGTTCCTGCCCTCGCGCTGACTCCTGTCCCTGTTTGCTCGGCGAAAGCCGAGCCGCTGACCGTAAGAGAGAGCGCTAGTACGGCAGCAGCCAGCCTTTTCGCTTGCCTTTGTTTCTTGGTCTTCATGTATTTCATAGCTCCCCTCGGTTATCTTGTGACGTACATGCATCGTTAGTTTCGTTTGATCGGATGTGGCAGGTCCATATGTCCCATTAAGCTCTCTACTTGCTCCCCGTCTACCAGCACTTCAATGGCCTGGATCTCGCTAAACTGAAACAGCGTCTTTTGAAGTGCATTCAGAAGCATATCCTCTCCTCCGGAACCCAGGTGGGATTCGGGGGCCATGGATAAATCAATCGTAATCTGTCCGTCTTTCAAGTCAACCTTGTTAAAAGTAAAGCCTTTAAACAGCGTAAGTGATTGGTTATCAGGACTTGTCTTCAAACTTTCCAGCGCCGCTCGATACTTATCTGCATCCTGCTTATAGCTAATTGTCGTTTCTTTCTCGATCAGCTTCTCGAAGTTGGAATCACTGTAATAGGTCTTTACCTTCATTTGTTTGTTCTGCTCTTGGTTCGGTGCAGGCGTCGCAGTCTGAGGCGGCGTATCCGTCCCCTGCTGTGAACCTTGCCCCATATTGGCAGGTGGAGTTTCTCCTGCGCCCTGCGCGGGCGGCTTACTCTGTCCGCAGCCCGAAAGCAGCAGGGTGAATACGGCGGTGGCCGCCAATACTTTATGCCAGTTCTTGTTCAACGTTACCACTCCTTAGTTGATAATCAACTGCTTCTTTATGGCAGCAACGATGGATGCGGCAACCCGGTTCTGAAATGCATCCTTATGCATCTCGGCTTCATCCGTTGGATTGGACAAAAAGCCGATTTCCAGGAGTACCGCTGGCATCGTGGTGTTGCGAATCACAAAGAAGCGCTCCTGTTTGACCTTTCGGTCGGGAAAACCCGTAGCTTCAAGAACATGACGGTGCATTAAAGCAGCAAAATCCGAGCTTTGCTCCGTCCAATAGAACGTTTCCGTACCTCTAATGTTTGACTTGTTTATTGAATTTGCATGAAAGGAAATGAACAAATCCGCCTCGAACTGCTGCGCTTGGGCTACCCGATCCGATAATGCAATAAAAGTATCATCAGACCTTGTCATCAGAACTTCCACCTTGGGATCATTCTGAAGGAGGCTGCTTACTTTATTGCCAAGCGCAAGTACAAAATCTTTCTCGCGCCTGTTATTCTTGGAGATGGCGCCGGGATCCTTCCCGCCGTGTCCGGGATCGATGACAATCCGGAACTTGTCTTTTCCGTTGACAAACTTACCGATGATCAAACCGCTTGGCAGCATGTCTGACAAGATCAATTCAGATTTTTTCTGCAAATCTATTACTATTCTAACGATAGATGGGTCGTTTGAAAATAGCGAATAGCGAATTTTTGCCACGGTTTCACTTGGCTCGGTTAAAGGCACATTACCTTCCTTCGTTTTTTCATTCACGAGCGCCGCCAAGGACGCATGCAGCTCTGCACCCGGAATGTCCATGACGATCCGGTCAGGCCCGGACAGCTTGAACATGTTAGGCTTAACTTCTCCTACGGACGTTTCAATACACAGCATATCGTCCTTTAGTGAGATGGACTGTACCTTTGTTAACTTCACCGCTTCAACCTTATTACTGGAACTGCCTGTAGTCACCGCATCTTTCTTCTCAGAAGA
This genomic window contains:
- a CDS encoding N-acetylmuramoyl-L-alanine amidase family protein: MMKVLTAWFTMLLLSLLLMPVLAMAAAPSIQLFMNGKQLVPEVAPRIVNDNTIVPIRVIAESLGSKVSWDPKVRKVSVDKEGINIQLFIDKKQAMVAGKSYMLETAPTIIEGNTMLPIRFVSENLGVEVKWDEPTRSVFLYQQASDVKDGMASENGTENKKDQTGAGGAVAGNNGSTDGKNAQGSKDQGKDSEKPASSVGSGNPVKAGEQPVDKGANTPTIGCVAPESIIKKAPLAVAKSDVSSEKKDAVTTGSSSNKVEAVKLTKVQSISLKDDMLCIETSVGEVKPNMFKLSGPDRIVMDIPGAELHASLAALVNEKTKEGNVPLTEPSETVAKIRYSLFSNDPSIVRIVIDLQKKSELILSDMLPSGLIIGKFVNGKDKFRIVIDPGHGGKDPGAISKNNRREKDFVLALGNKVSSLLQNDPKVEVLMTRSDDTFIALSDRVAQAQQFEADLFISFHANSINKSNIRGTETFYWTEQSSDFAALMHRHVLEATGFPDRKVKQERFFVIRNTTMPAVLLEIGFLSNPTDEAEMHKDAFQNRVAASIVAAIKKQLIIN
- a CDS encoding GerMN domain-containing protein, whose translation is MVTLNKNWHKVLAATAVFTLLLSGCGQSKPPAQGAGETPPANMGQGSQQGTDTPPQTATPAPNQEQNKQMKVKTYYSDSNFEKLIEKETTISYKQDADKYRAALESLKTSPDNQSLTLFKGFTFNKVDLKDGQITIDLSMAPESHLGSGGEDMLLNALQKTLFQFSEIQAIEVLVDGEQVESLMGHMDLPHPIKRN